The window acagagattcttcatgtagatcatttttttgccacagtgtctttgctttccatgcctgaaatgctctcattgggTTTTCAGCAGCTCTatgttttttaagaattataattcttggggccagtgctgtggcgcagtgggttaatgccctggcctgaagcgccagcatcccatatgggtgccgattcaggtctcggctgctccatttctaatccagctctctgctgtggcctgggaaagcagtagacgatggcccctgcacccattggcagaccagaggaagctcctggctcctggcttcagatcggcacagctccagctgcagtggccatctagggagtgaaccaatggatggaagacctttctctctgtttctccttctcactgtctgtaactctaactctcaaataaataaaatctttaaaaaagaaagaattataattctctatacacAGCTGCAAGTAAAGCCAGAACAAGCCTGTGACAACTTCTGAGAAAATTTGTACTATGAGGTTCCTGAGTTAAAGGGATTTAAGTAAATAGATGTGGTTGATTTCCAATgaatctttatttacaaaaagaggtGAATCTTTTTTATCAGAATATCTTGCATGCATGTTATTACCCATTTTACGGATACCAATGTGTGCCACACCACATTTTTCAAGTGGAacttcaaataaaactttcaaatgtttaattacaaaataaggtttctttctgctttttttcttttattttttaagtaattcaaaatttaaatatgattaagaaattttattCTTGACTAGGGTAGAATTACCAAGTCTTtaagattttcaaacattttatggtaTCTACAAATCTAAGCAAGATGATAAATAGTATACCTAATTCATATTTGGGAATTTTGAAgaagtcattttattctttagcttTAGATGTGTATCATTTAGTACCTTGATCTGCCTGTTACTGCTATATATTCATTTCATAGTTTAAAAGCTTTGAAGTATTGCCAATATAATTTGTAACCATTATTGAAGGATTAGAAAACACAGATATAGTAAAATTAGATTGCGTATGATTATGTCACTCAGCAATGATGACTGTGAAAGGACTGTCTTTACGCATTGTCTCAAATATCCTTTTCCTTTACTCCTTAACTCATTCCAGTAATTTCCACTCCCCTGACCATTCAAAATTTGTTCTCTCCaggttgacagttatttttataaaattggaaGTCATTTCTTCAATGTCATTTAATATAACCTGTCAGTAGTATTGTTCTCAACAGAAAACTCTTCTCCAAAATAGCTTCCTCAtttgtcttccaaaatatttgTATCTAGGGAgttattttagctcatttgtcaaatgttagttggttgtcaatgtgtgtgttcatttctggggtttctattctgtcccatttgtttacatgtatatttttgttccagtactaggctgttttgattacagcagaCCTCGattatgtcttggaatctggtattctgatgcctccagcttcgtttccGCTTAAAATTGAGTAAttggggtcttctttttttccatatgaactttaaaatcagttttttctataattgtgaagaatgtccttggtattttgattaggattgcttTGACTCTATCAATTACttggggtagtatggacattttaatgatattcatTTTTCCGTTCTATGAACATGAGAGATTTTccccatttttatgtcttttgtttctttaactaaggtttttgcaattttcattgtagagatctttcacattcttgattaaatttatcccaagggcttttttttttttttttttttttgctactgtcAATGGGCCTAATCttacagttctttctcaggcacagaaTAGTTCATGTATAAGAATGAcactgtttttttgtgtgttgatcttACATcctgaaaattttcttaattctattatgagttctaatagtctcttagtggagtcttttggttcctgtatataaaggattatattatctgcaaacagggataattggaattcctcctttccaatttgtatcactttgatttttttttttttttttttttttgcctaatgcctgactaaaactttcagaagtctactgaaaaaataataatgaaaatgatcATCTTTGGTTCCAGACTTAGTGAAATTCCTTACAGCTTTTCCTCATCCaatatgatgctgcctgtggtttagtcatatattgctttgattgtgtcaaGGTATGCTTCTTCTATCCCGAATTttaagggtttttatcatgaaaggatgtcattTTATAAACGGTTCTCTGCATCTATCGAGAAAATCAAATgactttatctttcattttattgattttaaattacatatttatttatttgcatatgttgaactaccCCTGAATCCCTTGAATAAATTCTACTTGGGGTCTTATTGATGTATTATTGATGGAtttattgatgtatttcataccattttgttgaggattttgaatCTATGTCTATTATGGATATTGGTATGTAGTTCTTATTTATTGCATCTCTGTGCTTTTGCAATTGAGCTAATTCTTGTCTCAAAGAATAGATTTGGATTGATtttatccctttcaattgttttgaataatttaaggaTGGGGATCAGTTCTTCCTTCAAAGTTTGATTAAATTTAGGTTGCTGCCTCAGCGGCCCTGGAGCGGGGTTGCCCGGGGGTCCTTCGCCCCTGGCCACGGCCCCCGCGCCGGGGCTTCGCCGCCTCCAGTGTCTGAGCTGGACCGCGCGGACGCCTGGCTCCTCCGAAAGGCGCGTGAGACAGCCTTCCTTTCCTGGTTCCTCAATGGCCTCCTGGCATCGGGCTTCGGGGTCATCTCCTTCGTGCAGAACTACATGGGCCGGGAAGCCGCCTATGGCTTCTTCCTGCTGGGCGGCCTGTGCGTGGTGTGGGGCGGCGCCTCCTACGCCGTGGGCCTGGCCTTGCTGCGAGGCCCCATGCAGCTGTCGCTAGGCGGCGCGGCTGCGGGCATGGGCGCCGTGCTGGCCGCCAGCCTGCTGTGGGCCTGCGCTGTCGGCCTCTACATGGGTCAGCTGGAGCTGGACGTGGAGCTGGTGCCGGAGAACGACGGGACGGCCGCCGCAGAGGGCCCGGACGAGGCAGGACGGCCGCCGCCAGAGTAGCTCCCAGGCCGCGGGCTCCGAGGACTGGGACATTAAAACCTGACCCTTCCTGCGCGCCAGGCTCCTGGTGGTGGTTCGTGTTACCCGGGGAAGGCCGGGTCCGCGGGGCTGCAGCGGCGGAGACACCGGGGCGAGCGccgtgcagagagagaggaggccgCCGTGGAGACGGAGCCGCGCGCTGGCGGCCTTTAATTCCCAAGGAGGCCCCGCccgtgccaggggcccagggccggCTCTACGCGTGGCTCTCCCAGTCTTCAGTCCCCCTTCCGCTGTGCCCTGGTGCCGGCGGGCCCGGGGTAGGGCAGGCCCAGGGTTGGGTAGATGGCCTCGGGGAGGGGGGCGCCCGGGCCCAGCCTCTGCAGGTGCGGGTACACCAGGCCCAGCTCCGCGGGGCTGTAACGGATGGTGCCAGGCGCGCACAGGCCCCGCATCACGGGCGGGGGCAGGAAGCCGGCGTGCAGGAGCGAAGGTGGGGGGTCCTCGGGGGAcgccaggccccagggccccgcGCGGATGACTGAGGTGAACTCAGTCGCagcggggcggggctgccccACGGCTCCTCCTCCCCACTGTCCTCCTAGCTGGCCgtcttcctggggctgggggtcctCGTTCTTGGCTTGGGGcgcaggctgcttctcttcccctgGCGGCTCCGGCCCTGGAAGAGAAGGGTTTGGAAGAGCATTGCACGGACACCGCCAGTCTTCCCGGCTGTGGAACGCGCCGCGCGCAGCCGACGGGACCCGGGGTTCTCGGCTAGGAGCAGGCCTGTGCCTCAGCTGGCGCTGGCCACAGTCTGGAGACGCCTTCTTGGTCACGACGAAGGGCAGGGGTTCTACAGGCGTGGAAcaggcagaggccctgggcagcccttAGATACTACAGCAGGGGCTGAGAAGCCTCTGCCCAGAACGGTGTTGTCCCATAGAACTTTCCAGAACAGAGCATTCCATGCTAACGGGAATGTTCTAGATCAGCATGCATCCCACAAGGCAGCCACTGGCCACGTGGCTACCGAGCCAGTAGGACTGAGGGCGTAGCTTGCTAAGGGAATGCGCCCTCCCACGCCAGGGGCTTCTGTCGCTGACAGTACGGCTCCCCCAGACCCCTCCGCACGCCCCTGGGGCTCACCTGTGGGCTCTGGCTCCGGGCTGGGCGCGCCCTTGTGGGTGGCCGGAAGCTGGAAGGCGTCCAGAGGTGTTTGGTCATCCTCGGCTAGGCTGTGGACAAGATCAGGGTTGGGAGCCAGGGGTCCCGgtccccccagcctctgctctgtgCGGGTGCTCCTGCCACCACCTCCAGCAGGGAAGGCGGCCCCCGCCCTCGGGGACATACAGGGCTCATGTCCACACCCCACGCCCGCCCCCTCTCTCGAGGCCAGCTGGGTGTCCCCAAGAGACCTCATGCTCATCCGACCTTAGCACCTTccccccaggagcccagggccaggggcagcagatgtccctccctccctctccacgcTGGGGGTCTGTCTGCCAAGATTTGACTGTGGCCGCCGGCTCTCAAGCCTGCTCTGGCTCCCCAGTGGTGGTGAGCCAACCCCCGCCTCCCTGCCTGTGGGACCGtcgccccctctccccttccctcacaCCTTACAGAGCCCCCTTGGCTTGGCCCATTCTACAAGCCCCCTAGGGTCTGCCATCTCTTccttggggtgggggcgggctctGCAGGGGGGGGGCTCCCAAGTGGCTGTGCTGAGCCCCTGCGGGAGGCGGCGCTCAGCCCCCACCTGAGCACGTGGCTGACCCACAGCACGTGGTGCTCCCCGGGGCTCTTCCCGCTCCCGGCCACCGTGGCCACCAACTGCAGCTACACGAAGCccccagcgcactgcagccaacAGTAGTAACCGGTCACCACCTGGCCCTTGTGCAGCACTGGGCCCGGCCCGGggcagggagagatggggagggacagagagagagagagagaaggcggtgggggaggagagaagaaggcagaggcgggggtgagggacacagagagagctagCGGCCGAGACCCTGAGGCAACCGGGCACAAGGCTGCCTGGACTTCTAGGGGTGGTCGGAGGCCCCACAGTACCCCACGCTCCCAACCACACCCTGAGCTGTGGCTCAGTCTCCTGGCTCCCTGTCCCGTGCTGAGCTGAACGCCCAGAGCcgcaggtgcagcaggagggaCCCTGGTCAGCCCTGAAGGAGGACTTCCCGGctagggggcaggggcaggggcgggcggTGGAGGACTCTCACGGTCCAGGTGGCTCTGATGGATCCTGGTCACGTCCTGGCCGTGGACGAACTGATAGCAGCTGCGGCCCACCAGCTCTGCGGGCCCGAGGTCCATGTGGTCACTGACTCTGGGGgtgacagagaggggaggagtCCGAGACCCCTCCCCCTCTGGGAGTGGACAACAGGGCAGAGCACCTGGGGTTTAAGGCCTTGCTCTGCAGTGCTCCGGGCCTGTTTTTCTCCCACAAAAATGGACATAACCATAGCGTCCCCACAAGGTGGTgctccctggagggtggcagggcccaggccctgggcagcaaGGGGAGGAATCCAGTATTTAACCCCGCCCCGCGGTGCTGCCCAAGAAATGGATGAGAGGCccgagagagaggggctggggagggggcgccctgCAGGACCAGTGCCGCCTCCCCCGGTCCCGACACCCCGGCCAGCACCCTCGCTGCTCTCCCGCCCTCCCGTGGGGCCCCGTCCGCCCGCCTCAGCCCCCGGCCCCGGTACCTGCTCTCACAAGCAA of the Oryctolagus cuniculus chromosome 15, mOryCun1.1, whole genome shotgun sequence genome contains:
- the LOC103345785 gene encoding neuronal PAS domain-containing protein 1-like — protein: MSMRSLGDTQLASREGAGVGCGHEPCMSPRAGAAFPAGGGGRSTRTEQRLGGPGPLAPNPDLVHSLAEDDQTPLDAFQLPATHKGAPSPEPEPTGPEPPGEEKQPAPQAKNEDPQPQEDGQLGGQWGGGAVGQPRPAATEFTSVIRAGPWGLASPEDPPPSLLHAGFLPPPVMRGLCAPGTIRYSPAELGLVYPHLQRLGPGAPLPEAIYPTLGLPYPGPAGTRAQRKGD
- the LOC100340968 gene encoding transmembrane protein 160, whose amino-acid sequence is MLTVTNKKQFRTGRIPELLQYDGLSLISSVDGDQFFLQSLIKFRLLPQRPWSGVARGSFAPGHGPRAGASPPPVSELDRADAWLLRKARETAFLSWFLNGLLASGFGVISFVQNYMGREAAYGFFLLGGLCVVWGGASYAVGLALLRGPMQLSLGGAAAGMGAVLAASLLWACAVGLYMGQLELDVELVPENDGTAAAEGPDEAGRPPPE